A region of Planktomarina temperata RCA23 DNA encodes the following proteins:
- a CDS encoding DsbA family oxidoreductase, giving the protein MIKLDIMSDPICPWCYIGKTHLEKALAEHPDHPFTVEWHPFQLNPDMPAEGMDRRVYLERKFGGKEAAIKVYSQIEQTAEALGLPIDFAAMKRTPNTIDAHRLIHWAGLEQKQNAVVDALFQAYFCMGIDIGNREALCDIAEVIGLERDVIARLLSSDADRAVIQERDAHSRKMGITAVPTFIIANQHAVPGAQPPEVWTSIISELQGQLAET; this is encoded by the coding sequence ATGATTAAGCTTGATATCATGTCTGATCCGATTTGCCCCTGGTGCTATATCGGCAAAACTCATCTTGAAAAGGCGCTGGCTGAACACCCAGATCACCCCTTCACGGTGGAATGGCATCCTTTCCAGCTCAATCCAGATATGCCGGCTGAGGGTATGGACCGCCGCGTCTATTTAGAGCGCAAATTTGGCGGCAAAGAGGCCGCGATCAAAGTTTATTCTCAAATTGAGCAAACCGCGGAAGCGCTGGGGCTGCCCATCGATTTTGCCGCCATGAAGCGCACCCCCAATACCATAGATGCCCATCGCCTTATTCATTGGGCCGGGTTGGAGCAAAAGCAAAATGCGGTGGTGGATGCGCTGTTTCAAGCCTATTTCTGCATGGGTATCGACATCGGCAACCGCGAGGCGTTGTGCGACATTGCCGAGGTGATTGGCCTGGAACGAGATGTCATCGCCCGGCTTTTGTCGAGCGATGCCGACCGCGCGGTGATCCAAGAGCGTGACGCCCATAGTCGAAAAATGGGCATCACGGCTGTGCCGACATTCATTATTGCCAATCAACATGCTGTGCCTGGCGCGCAACCGCCAGAGGTCTGGACGTCCATCATTTCTGAGCTTCAGGGGCAATTGGCCGAAACCTAG
- a CDS encoding class I adenylate-forming enzyme family protein codes for MDALFDLSPAPPCPQNFNLAAYVLAAANNTPGKVALTVYEAGVARKYSYAQLARAVFGVATGLRRAGIAAGDRVLLRIGNTVDFPVCFLALAALDAVAMPCSIALTDREVQVLLGKTQPKAMICDPSHGLAGFDGLTLQTPQLQAFQNLPPARPILGDPNRPGYIIFTSGTSGQPRAVLHAHRAVWARRMMWTGWYELTPQDVMMHAGAFNWTYTLGTGLMDPWAIGASAVIPNTQEPAELWQIMQAEEATIFAAAPGIYRRLLQQSFVQPPLLRHGLSAGDVLPRSVRQSWQDRTQTPICEAFGMTECSTFLSATPSAPEHLAVQPGRKIAIFDGDDLAERGQIGTISVDGRDPGLMLGYIEDATINLPLKNGWYHTADQGQMYADGRIGFAGRSGDILNAGGYRVAPREIEQVLEACPGVQEVGVTEVEVRPDVFVIAAFVVVEDPFDLAQIDALAARDLARYKQPRIVQKVPALPRNPNGKLIRAALPQLWNSEL; via the coding sequence ATGGATGCTTTGTTTGACCTTTCTCCTGCGCCACCCTGCCCCCAGAACTTCAATCTGGCGGCCTATGTCCTGGCTGCCGCAAATAATACGCCGGGCAAGGTTGCTTTGACCGTCTATGAGGCGGGTGTTGCGCGCAAATACAGCTATGCGCAACTGGCGCGGGCAGTATTTGGCGTGGCCACAGGTCTGCGCCGGGCGGGGATTGCCGCCGGAGACCGTGTTTTGCTGCGCATCGGCAATACTGTCGATTTTCCCGTCTGCTTTTTGGCCCTTGCTGCGTTAGATGCTGTTGCGATGCCATGTTCAATCGCGTTAACGGACCGCGAGGTGCAAGTGCTGCTGGGCAAAACCCAGCCCAAAGCCATGATTTGTGACCCAAGCCATGGCTTGGCGGGGTTTGACGGGCTGACATTGCAGACCCCGCAGCTGCAGGCATTTCAAAATCTTCCCCCGGCCCGGCCGATCCTGGGTGATCCCAATCGCCCCGGCTATATTATCTTCACCTCCGGCACATCCGGCCAGCCGCGCGCCGTTCTGCATGCTCATCGCGCAGTTTGGGCGCGCAGGATGATGTGGACTGGCTGGTATGAGCTGACGCCGCAAGATGTCATGATGCACGCCGGTGCCTTTAATTGGACCTATACATTGGGAACGGGATTGATGGACCCTTGGGCAATTGGAGCCAGTGCTGTCATCCCCAACACGCAAGAGCCCGCCGAATTGTGGCAGATTATGCAGGCGGAAGAGGCGACCATCTTTGCCGCTGCCCCTGGAATTTACCGCCGGTTGCTGCAACAGTCTTTTGTGCAGCCGCCGCTCTTACGCCACGGTTTGAGCGCCGGTGATGTGCTGCCGCGGTCGGTGCGCCAAAGCTGGCAAGACCGCACCCAAACCCCGATTTGCGAGGCCTTTGGCATGACCGAATGCTCTACGTTTCTATCGGCGACGCCATCTGCGCCCGAGCATCTTGCCGTGCAACCCGGCCGCAAGATTGCCATCTTTGACGGTGATGACCTGGCCGAGCGTGGACAGATCGGGACCATCTCAGTCGATGGGCGGGATCCGGGCTTGATGCTTGGTTATATTGAGGATGCGACGATCAACTTGCCCCTGAAAAACGGCTGGTATCATACGGCCGATCAAGGGCAGATGTATGCGGATGGTCGGATTGGCTTTGCCGGGCGCAGCGGGGATATTCTCAATGCCGGTGGTTACCGCGTCGCGCCTCGAGAAATTGAGCAAGTGTTAGAGGCCTGCCCCGGTGTGCAAGAGGTTGGTGTCACCGAAGTTGAAGTGCGCCCGGATGTTTTTGTCATCGCCGCTTTCGTTGTAGTCGAGGACCCCTTTGATCTTGCGCAGATCGACGCACTGGCCGCGCGGGATTTAGCACGCTACAAACAACCTCGCATCGTGCAAAAAGTGCCTGCCTTGCCGCGCAACCCAAATGGGAAATTAATCCGGGCCGCCCTGCCCCAATTGTGGAACTCTGAGTTATGA
- a CDS encoding helix-turn-helix domain-containing protein, with the protein MTKNDPSSIIQIARDNGNSEDGLPLNLGLRVRELRKARNWTLEQAASQAGLARSTLSKIENGQMSPTYDALKKLAIGLEISVPQLFTPPVNNQINGRLAHTKAGEGQSHVTATYEHELLANSLSKKRMLPYRAVVHARSMEEFDGWVRHDGEEFLYVLTGVVKLYTEFYEPIEMRRGDSAYYDASMGHNVVTQSAEDATILWVTSLG; encoded by the coding sequence ATGACAAAAAATGATCCCAGTTCGATTATCCAAATCGCCCGTGACAATGGCAATTCTGAAGATGGATTGCCTCTCAACCTTGGGTTGCGCGTGCGCGAATTGCGCAAAGCGCGCAATTGGACGTTAGAGCAAGCCGCGAGCCAAGCAGGTCTGGCCCGCAGCACCCTATCAAAAATCGAAAATGGGCAAATGTCTCCGACCTATGATGCGTTAAAAAAGCTTGCCATTGGCTTGGAAATTTCCGTGCCACAGCTCTTTACCCCACCGGTCAACAATCAAATCAACGGCCGTTTGGCCCATACCAAAGCGGGCGAGGGGCAAAGCCATGTCACCGCCACATATGAGCATGAGCTTTTGGCCAATTCCCTGTCAAAAAAACGCATGTTGCCCTATCGCGCCGTGGTACACGCCCGGTCGATGGAAGAATTCGATGGCTGGGTGCGTCATGATGGTGAGGAATTCCTCTATGTGCTGACCGGGGTGGTTAAGCTATATACGGAGTTCTACGAACCGATTGAGATGCGCCGGGGCGATAGCGCCTACTACGACGCCTCTATGGGGCATAATGTGGTGACGCAAAGCGCGGAAGATGCGACCATTTTATGGGTCACCTCGCTCGGTTAA
- a CDS encoding aquaporin gives MKRNRRWGKYWSRSTMKNAVLAEFLGTGFLLVSVVGSGIMAETLAGGNIALALLANAIATGCMLYCIITLFGAVSGAHFNPIVSLAFVLRGEMPITRACAFISAQIFGAITGVILTHAMFDQSLFQLSQTPRSGGPLWVSEIFASFGLLLIVFGGLAQNSKAIATMVALYITGAYWFTASTSFANPAVSIARALSDTFAGIDPAHVPMFILCQLIGMALALWAVRAVFNTETSG, from the coding sequence ATGAAGCGCAATAGGCGCTGGGGTAAATATTGGAGTAGATCAACAATGAAAAATGCAGTTCTTGCGGAGTTTTTGGGGACAGGTTTTCTATTAGTTTCAGTGGTTGGCAGCGGAATCATGGCTGAGACTCTGGCTGGTGGAAATATTGCTTTGGCGCTATTGGCCAATGCCATTGCAACGGGCTGTATGCTCTATTGCATCATCACCCTATTTGGTGCGGTCTCTGGCGCGCATTTCAACCCCATTGTCTCCCTGGCCTTTGTGCTGCGCGGCGAGATGCCAATCACGCGGGCCTGCGCCTTCATATCAGCGCAGATTTTTGGCGCAATAACGGGAGTGATCTTGACCCATGCAATGTTTGACCAAAGCTTGTTTCAGCTGTCGCAAACCCCGCGGAGCGGTGGGCCGCTTTGGGTGTCCGAAATTTTTGCAAGTTTCGGGCTGCTGCTGATCGTTTTCGGCGGTTTGGCACAAAACTCCAAAGCCATTGCCACAATGGTCGCGCTTTATATCACAGGAGCCTATTGGTTCACCGCCTCCACCAGCTTTGCCAACCCTGCGGTCTCCATCGCGCGGGCGCTATCAGATACCTTTGCAGGGATTGATCCGGCCCATGTGCCAATGTTTATCCTATGCCAATTGATCGGAATGGCCCTGGCGCTTTGGGCTGTAAGGGCCGTCTTTAACACCGAAACAAGCGGTTAA
- a CDS encoding ABC transporter substrate-binding protein — protein sequence MTYGQGINSKLIGAVFAAALLAANLGMAEPTHGIAMYGDPALPHDFVSLPYANPNAPKGGTIVSAEGGTFTSLNPHVRKGSVPWQLRFLAYESLMGRSYDEPFTLYTLLAESIETDESRRWVEFSLHPEARFSDGSPVTVEDVIWSYETLGTIGHPRYHGLWKKIETVSQTGPRKVKFTFADQDRELALLVGLRPVLKKAQWESADFENSGLDVIPISSAPYVIRDFDPGNYVRLMRNPEYWGKDIGFRRGTNNFDEVRLDFYADGSVQFEAFKAGESSSFRELNAERWENSYDFDAVQTGKIVKSIIPHQRPSGITGFVMNTRKPKFADWRVREALIAAFNFEFINQANTGGRQERITSYFSNSVLSMEAGPAKGRVLELLEPYADTLLPGTIEGYRLPQSDGSARNRKNIRAADALLTQAGWTVQDGLRRNAQGTPFEITVTLKQGDTESQSMMDIYQQALERLGIRLTTEVLDAAQYKERTQIYDFDMAYYRRGLSLSPGNEQMLYWGGYGVDQPGTRNWMGMNSPAAESMIAKLVSSTSREDFLAAVKALDRILTAGRYVIPIHTSSFSRLAHVKEIKYPERLPMYGDWIGFLPDVWWYEAQ from the coding sequence ATGACATATGGACAAGGGATCAATTCCAAACTTATTGGCGCGGTTTTCGCCGCCGCTTTGCTGGCGGCCAATTTGGGCATGGCAGAGCCAACGCATGGCATAGCTATGTATGGTGACCCCGCATTACCACATGATTTTGTGTCCCTACCCTATGCAAACCCAAACGCCCCGAAAGGGGGAACCATCGTTTCCGCAGAAGGAGGCACCTTCACCTCACTCAATCCGCACGTTCGCAAAGGCTCTGTGCCTTGGCAGCTTCGGTTCCTGGCCTATGAAAGCCTGATGGGCCGTTCTTATGACGAGCCTTTCACCCTTTACACGCTGCTGGCCGAATCGATTGAAACCGATGAGAGCCGCCGCTGGGTTGAATTTTCGCTTCATCCAGAGGCGCGATTCTCTGATGGCAGCCCGGTGACGGTGGAGGATGTGATCTGGTCATATGAAACTTTGGGCACCATTGGTCATCCGCGCTACCACGGGCTTTGGAAGAAAATTGAAACGGTCAGCCAGACCGGACCGCGTAAGGTGAAATTCACCTTTGCCGATCAGGACCGCGAGTTGGCGCTCTTGGTGGGTCTCAGACCAGTTTTGAAAAAGGCACAATGGGAGAGCGCAGATTTCGAAAATTCCGGCCTTGATGTAATCCCCATTTCCAGTGCCCCCTATGTCATCCGCGATTTTGATCCGGGAAACTATGTTCGTCTCATGCGCAACCCAGAGTATTGGGGCAAAGACATTGGATTTCGTCGCGGCACAAACAACTTTGATGAGGTTAGATTGGATTTCTATGCGGATGGATCGGTGCAGTTCGAGGCATTTAAAGCGGGCGAATCCTCCTCATTCAGAGAGTTGAACGCCGAACGCTGGGAAAACTCTTACGATTTTGACGCCGTCCAAACGGGGAAGATCGTCAAATCCATCATACCCCACCAGCGCCCCAGCGGCATCACAGGCTTTGTGATGAACACGCGCAAGCCCAAGTTCGCAGATTGGCGTGTGCGCGAGGCTTTGATTGCGGCGTTTAACTTCGAGTTCATCAATCAGGCGAACACCGGTGGGCGCCAGGAGCGTATCACCTCCTATTTCTCAAATTCGGTGCTCTCAATGGAGGCGGGACCAGCGAAAGGTCGGGTGCTTGAGTTGTTGGAGCCCTATGCGGACACCCTGCTGCCCGGCACGATTGAAGGCTACCGCCTGCCGCAATCTGACGGCAGCGCGCGCAATCGTAAGAATATTCGTGCAGCCGATGCTTTGCTGACACAAGCGGGTTGGACAGTTCAAGACGGGTTGCGCCGAAACGCGCAGGGCACGCCGTTTGAAATCACCGTCACCTTGAAGCAGGGCGACACGGAAAGCCAATCGATGATGGATATTTACCAACAAGCCCTTGAACGTCTGGGGATTCGCCTCACGACCGAAGTGCTCGATGCGGCGCAATATAAAGAGCGCACGCAGATCTATGATTTTGATATGGCCTATTATCGGCGCGGCCTGTCGCTGAGCCCCGGCAATGAACAGATGCTCTATTGGGGCGGCTATGGGGTGGATCAACCCGGCACCCGCAATTGGATGGGGATGAACTCTCCCGCTGCCGAATCTATGATTGCAAAACTGGTGAGCTCGACCAGCCGAGAGGACTTTCTCGCGGCCGTGAAGGCGCTGGACCGGATTTTAACCGCCGGACGTTACGTTATTCCAATTCACACGAGTTCTTTCAGCAGATTGGCCCATGTCAAAGAAATCAAATATCCCGAACGCCTACCGATGTATGGCGATTGGATTGGATTTCTGCCGGATGTTTGGTGGTATGAAGCGCAATAG
- a CDS encoding LysE/ArgO family amino acid transporter has product MTQAFFTGFVTLMSLILAVGAQNVFILRQGILRRHVLPLCLFAAASDALLIWTGVIGFGVLAQMAPGIARLMTWGGAVFLCTYGALRFRAAYRGDYRLELGEGRESLKKTLLTLAGFTFLNPHVYLDTIGLIGAVSAQYDADSLRYAFATGASLGSLVFFCALGFGARLLAPLMGSSKAWRVLDILVGMTMWAIAALLVCS; this is encoded by the coding sequence GTGACACAGGCGTTTTTCACCGGTTTCGTCACTCTCATGTCGCTGATCCTGGCGGTGGGCGCGCAAAATGTGTTCATCCTGCGCCAGGGCATTCTACGCCGCCATGTCTTGCCTCTATGCCTCTTTGCCGCTGCAAGCGATGCGCTTCTGATTTGGACAGGGGTGATTGGCTTTGGAGTTTTGGCGCAGATGGCTCCGGGGATCGCCCGCCTGATGACCTGGGGCGGCGCAGTGTTCTTATGCACCTATGGCGCCCTACGTTTTCGCGCGGCCTATCGGGGGGACTATCGTTTGGAGCTTGGCGAGGGACGAGAAAGTCTCAAAAAGACCCTCCTGACTCTCGCCGGTTTCACCTTTTTAAATCCGCATGTCTATCTCGACACAATCGGCCTCATCGGCGCAGTATCGGCACAATATGATGCAGACAGCCTACGCTATGCCTTCGCGACAGGTGCCAGTTTAGGGTCTTTGGTGTTTTTCTGCGCCCTTGGATTCGGTGCTCGATTATTGGCGCCGCTTATGGGATCGAGCAAGGCTTGGCGGGTGCTGGATATTTTGGTTGGCATGACCATGTGGGCCATTGCCGCTTTGTTGGTGTGCTCTTGA
- a CDS encoding DUF502 domain-containing protein, which yields METPPDQNHRRQGWMGAMRSNFFTGLVIIAPIGLTAWLIWSVVGWIDARVWAIVPDSYQPDRYIQTLFDIQLSDQYDIRGFGLIVFLVFTFVVGWLGKGFVGRSLLRWAEGLVRRMPVVRTIYSGVKQIAETVFNQKNNSFDRACLIEYPRKGIWVIGFVATTARGEVAAHAPDDDKLVSVFVPTTPNPTSGFLLFVPGQDIKELQMSVEDAAKLIISAGLVYPEDKAPSSA from the coding sequence ATGGAAACGCCACCAGATCAAAACCACCGACGTCAAGGTTGGATGGGCGCAATGCGCTCAAACTTCTTTACCGGCTTGGTGATTATCGCGCCAATCGGGCTGACGGCTTGGTTGATTTGGTCGGTCGTGGGGTGGATTGATGCGCGGGTCTGGGCGATTGTCCCCGACAGCTATCAGCCTGATCGCTATATCCAAACTCTTTTCGATATTCAGCTGAGCGACCAATATGATATCCGCGGATTTGGCCTCATTGTCTTTTTGGTGTTCACCTTTGTTGTGGGCTGGCTCGGAAAAGGTTTTGTGGGGCGGTCTTTGCTGCGCTGGGCTGAAGGTTTGGTGCGCCGCATGCCCGTGGTGCGCACGATCTATAGCGGCGTCAAGCAAATCGCGGAAACGGTCTTTAATCAAAAAAATAACAGCTTTGACCGGGCCTGTTTGATTGAGTATCCGCGCAAGGGAATCTGGGTGATCGGCTTTGTTGCCACCACCGCCCGAGGTGAGGTTGCCGCCCATGCGCCTGATGACGATAAATTGGTCTCGGTTTTCGTGCCGACAACGCCCAACCCGACCTCTGGCTTTTTGTTGTTTGTGCCGGGTCAGGACATCAAAGAGCTGCAAATGTCTGTTGAGGATGCTGCAAAGCTCATCATATCGGCTGGTCTGGTCTATCCCGAAGATAAAGCGCCAAGCAGCGCGTGA
- a CDS encoding pseudouridine-5'-phosphate glycosidase, with product MQLTYSAEIEAIRTDAGFSKPVVALESTIITHGMPYPQNLDVARAVEQEVRDAGAVPATIAILNGSLHIGLDPGQLTDLAQARDVAKVSRADMAFVMAQGKSGATTVAATMIAAQAAGIEVFATGGIGGVHRGAELTFDISADLRELALTDTIVVAAGAKAILDIPKTMEVLETYGVPVIAYGQDEMPAFWSQKSDIPAPLRCDTPQQIVAGLRARQALGLSGGQLIANPVPKADEISAEEIGPMIELALHEAHRQGINAKAVTPFLLGRIFELTEGKSLQTNIALVKNNARLAAQIAKSCWELPKS from the coding sequence ATGCAACTGACCTATAGCGCCGAGATTGAGGCTATCCGGACCGATGCTGGATTTTCCAAGCCGGTGGTGGCGCTGGAGAGCACGATCATCACCCATGGCATGCCCTATCCGCAAAATTTGGATGTGGCACGGGCGGTTGAGCAAGAGGTGCGAGACGCAGGCGCCGTTCCGGCAACCATCGCAATCCTGAACGGTTCGCTGCATATCGGGCTGGATCCGGGGCAATTGACGGATTTGGCACAGGCGCGCGATGTCGCAAAAGTATCGCGCGCAGATATGGCCTTTGTTATGGCACAGGGCAAAAGCGGCGCCACCACGGTGGCCGCCACGATGATTGCAGCGCAGGCGGCTGGCATTGAGGTGTTCGCCACAGGAGGCATTGGCGGGGTGCACCGCGGCGCAGAGCTCACCTTTGATATTTCGGCAGATCTGCGCGAATTGGCACTCACCGATACGATCGTCGTGGCCGCCGGGGCCAAGGCCATTTTAGACATCCCCAAAACCATGGAAGTCCTCGAAACCTATGGGGTTCCGGTGATTGCTTATGGTCAAGACGAGATGCCTGCGTTTTGGTCGCAGAAAAGTGACATCCCTGCCCCCCTGCGTTGCGATACGCCTCAGCAGATTGTAGCCGGATTGCGCGCGCGCCAAGCCCTGGGCCTAAGCGGCGGGCAATTGATCGCCAATCCCGTGCCAAAGGCCGATGAGATTAGCGCCGAAGAGATCGGCCCAATGATAGAGCTGGCCCTGCATGAGGCCCACAGGCAAGGGATCAACGCCAAAGCTGTCACCCCGTTTTTACTGGGCCGCATTTTTGAGCTGACCGAGGGCAAATCGCTGCAAACCAATATTGCCTTGGTGAAAAATAATGCGCGGTTGGCCGCTCAGATCGCCAAATCCTGCTGGGAATTGCCGAAATCATGA
- a CDS encoding PfkB family carbohydrate kinase, whose translation MTQSPDILCIGSVLWDVIGRSTRAMQAGSDVPGRITRLPGGVAMNIAMTLKRFDLHPALLSVVGQDLDGQELIAAAEVLGLNTAYLYRSQDLPTDRYMAIEGSNGLIAAIADAHSLEAAGDKILRPLADGRLGRAEQPFHGLIALDGNLTVGLLAQIAASPLFARADLRIAPASPGKAERLLPLLGHPGATLYVNVEEAELILGRDFSDAAEAASALVARGANRAVVTHGPKAAAKADGDGCVLALPPAVLASRVTGAGDTFMAAHIAAELRGAGALQALQAASNAAAAYVSGKSEG comes from the coding sequence ATGACGCAGAGTCCAGATATATTGTGCATCGGTTCGGTGCTGTGGGATGTCATTGGCCGCTCAACCCGTGCCATGCAAGCCGGGTCTGATGTGCCGGGCCGCATCACGCGGTTGCCGGGCGGCGTCGCCATGAATATTGCGATGACTTTAAAGCGATTTGATCTGCATCCGGCACTTTTGTCCGTGGTTGGACAAGACCTTGATGGGCAGGAATTGATTGCGGCCGCAGAAGTTCTGGGGCTGAATACCGCGTATCTCTACCGCTCCCAAGACCTACCGACCGACCGCTATATGGCCATTGAAGGCAGCAACGGCCTCATTGCGGCGATTGCGGATGCCCATTCTCTTGAAGCGGCGGGAGACAAGATATTGCGGCCGCTGGCTGACGGACGTCTGGGACGGGCTGAGCAGCCATTTCATGGTTTGATTGCACTTGATGGCAATCTGACCGTGGGGCTTTTGGCGCAGATCGCCGCCTCCCCGCTGTTTGCCCGAGCTGATTTGCGGATCGCGCCGGCCTCTCCGGGCAAGGCGGAGCGATTGTTGCCGCTGCTTGGGCACCCGGGCGCAACGCTTTATGTCAATGTTGAAGAAGCAGAGTTGATTTTGGGGCGTGACTTCAGCGACGCGGCCGAAGCGGCCTCGGCATTGGTGGCGCGTGGCGCCAATCGCGCAGTTGTGACCCATGGCCCGAAAGCCGCCGCTAAGGCCGATGGCGACGGCTGCGTTCTGGCCCTGCCGCCTGCTGTTTTGGCCAGCCGGGTCACAGGTGCAGGCGACACATTTATGGCCGCACATATCGCCGCAGAGCTGCGCGGTGCAGGTGCACTGCAGGCGCTGCAAGCCGCCTCAAATGCAGCCGCAGCCTATGTTTCAGGAAAATCAGAGGGATAG
- a CDS encoding cold-shock protein, which yields MATGTVKWFNTSKGFGFIAPDGGSKDVFVHISAVERAGLTGLNDDQKVTFDIEPGRDGRESATNIALA from the coding sequence ATGGCTACTGGCACCGTCAAATGGTTTAACACTTCAAAAGGCTTCGGCTTTATCGCTCCCGATGGCGGCTCTAAAGATGTATTTGTACACATCTCTGCTGTTGAGCGTGCAGGCTTGACTGGCTTGAATGATGACCAAAAAGTAACATTCGATATCGAACCTGGCCGTGACGGCCGCGAAAGCGCGACAAACATCGCTTTGGCTTAA
- the rpsB gene encoding 30S ribosomal protein S2, translating into MAADFTMRQLLEAGVHFGHQTQRWNPRMGQFIYGERNGIHIMDLTQTVPMLDAALKAIQDTVAKGGRILFVGTKRQAQNPVAEAAEKCAQYYMNHRWLGGTLTNWQTVSKSISRLKDIDEKMETGFAGLTKKERLGMERDQAKLQASLGGIREMGGVPDLLFVIDVNKEDLAIAEAKKLGIPVVAVVDTNCPPDGIDYVIPGNDDAARAIALYCDLAARAALEGMSAQLGAAGVDLGSMEEAVAEEALVEAAAEDAPAAEA; encoded by the coding sequence ATGGCCGCAGATTTCACAATGCGTCAGCTCTTGGAAGCTGGCGTGCACTTTGGGCACCAAACACAACGCTGGAACCCACGTATGGGTCAATTCATCTATGGGGAGCGTAACGGCATCCACATCATGGATCTGACACAGACCGTTCCAATGCTCGATGCAGCTTTGAAAGCCATTCAAGACACCGTCGCAAAAGGCGGCCGTATCTTGTTTGTTGGCACAAAGCGTCAAGCACAAAACCCAGTTGCAGAAGCCGCTGAGAAATGTGCGCAATACTACATGAATCACCGTTGGCTTGGTGGCACGCTGACCAACTGGCAGACCGTATCCAAATCCATCAGCCGTCTGAAAGACATTGATGAGAAAATGGAAACGGGTTTTGCCGGTTTGACCAAAAAAGAGCGTTTGGGCATGGAACGTGACCAAGCTAAATTGCAAGCCTCTTTGGGCGGCATTCGTGAAATGGGCGGCGTTCCTGATCTGTTGTTCGTCATCGACGTGAACAAAGAAGATCTGGCCATTGCAGAAGCGAAAAAGCTGGGCATTCCAGTGGTGGCTGTTGTGGATACAAACTGCCCACCCGATGGCATTGACTACGTCATTCCCGGCAATGACGACGCGGCACGTGCGATTGCACTTTACTGCGATCTCGCCGCGCGCGCAGCCTTGGAAGGCATGTCCGCACAGCTTGGCGCCGCTGGCGTTGATCTCGGCTCTATGGAAGAGGCTGTCGCGGAAGAGGCTCTTGTTGAAGCCGCCGCAGAAGACGCTCCAGCCGCTGAGGCTTAA
- the tsf gene encoding translation elongation factor Ts — MAITAAMVKEMREKSGAGMMDAKKALTENDGDMEAAMDWLRTKGLAKAAKKSGRTAAEGLVAVAVQAGKGVAVEVNSETDFVGKNADFQAMVAKIATAGLSADSTEGLAATVVDGKPVADLITDAIATIGENMSLRRMATVSADTVVSYVHNAAAEGMGKIGVLVGLSGDNEAFGKQVAMHIAAANPAALNEASLDPAVVEKEKQIQMDIARESGKPEAVIEKMIVGRMKKFMADSTLMGQAFVVNPDLTVEAAAKEAGVEVTGFVRLEVGEGIEKVVEDFAAEVAKTMKG; from the coding sequence ATGGCGATTACTGCTGCAATGGTGAAAGAAATGCGCGAAAAATCCGGCGCAGGCATGATGGATGCCAAAAAAGCATTGACCGAAAACGATGGCGATATGGAAGCGGCAATGGATTGGCTGCGCACCAAAGGTCTGGCCAAAGCTGCAAAAAAATCCGGTCGGACTGCGGCTGAGGGGCTTGTGGCTGTGGCCGTTCAAGCGGGCAAGGGTGTTGCGGTTGAGGTGAACTCAGAAACTGATTTCGTCGGCAAAAACGCAGATTTCCAAGCGATGGTTGCGAAAATCGCAACAGCTGGCTTGTCCGCAGACAGCACAGAAGGCTTGGCTGCGACTGTTGTGGACGGCAAGCCTGTGGCTGATCTGATCACAGATGCGATTGCCACCATTGGCGAAAATATGTCTTTGCGCCGTATGGCGACGGTTTCGGCAGATACGGTTGTGTCCTATGTGCACAATGCCGCGGCCGAGGGTATGGGCAAGATCGGCGTGTTGGTCGGCCTGTCTGGTGACAATGAAGCCTTTGGCAAGCAGGTGGCGATGCATATCGCTGCGGCCAATCCTGCAGCCTTGAATGAAGCCTCCTTGGATCCTGCGGTTGTTGAAAAGGAAAAGCAAATTCAGATGGATATTGCTCGCGAAAGCGGCAAGCCTGAAGCTGTGATCGAAAAAATGATCGTGGGCCGGATGAAGAAATTCATGGCGGACTCGACCTTGATGGGGCAAGCTTTTGTGGTCAATCCCGATCTGACGGTTGAAGCGGCGGCCAAAGAAGCTGGCGTTGAGGTCACAGGATTTGTGCGCCTTGAAGTGGGTGAAGGCATCGAAAAAGTGGTTGAAGATTTCGCCGCCGAAGTTGCGAAAACAATGAAGGGTTAA